The proteins below come from a single Agrobacterium vitis genomic window:
- a CDS encoding jacalin-like lectin, whose product MNIEVSSVKATAPTTLFQGYNSVLGQGLSTAVQGKSATTGASSEVICSVSTTIEELAKSLSIDQSLSVGFGPVGGADEKMEFMASLKVTTYSVSVTVYARHGTGGTSFTDVSFEQGISIPTDDASANQFVRAYGDSFVSSVQTGGEYMAVYTFYSQTREEQASLVTSLKANGIFDGVSVGGSLQTAMTNFLKVTTVNYAFRQKVTGLLNPALPLPSDFVAFAVKFPSIPIDAPVVTSISSTGYEAVPNAGNAFDKVSANRNYFTGGSIDSGLTGSLTTITQALNQMNWISNIYNFYGGFSDQTLITNTSTATSDINAIKTQMSAFGTAAAGNFPALNLPSLKNGTPTLKFNVQTSSYWGGDGGSPFDDIDISTYISRKTRVSAIGLRTGNRTDQLRTSYIDDTGQFSTKTHGGGGGSDRGTLQILEGQFITRISGRSGNRLDQVQFQISDGRGIGGGGGGGSAFDWSPPSGSFVMGFSGRSGNEVDRLQVYYGKFKPASWII is encoded by the coding sequence ATGAATATTGAAGTTTCCAGCGTCAAAGCCACCGCGCCCACGACACTGTTTCAGGGATATAACAGTGTCCTCGGGCAAGGCCTTTCCACGGCTGTTCAAGGCAAATCGGCCACAACCGGTGCCAGCAGCGAAGTCATCTGCTCGGTCAGCACCACAATCGAAGAATTGGCAAAATCGCTGTCGATTGATCAGTCACTTTCAGTGGGCTTTGGTCCGGTGGGCGGTGCCGACGAAAAAATGGAGTTCATGGCGTCACTCAAGGTGACCACCTACAGCGTATCGGTCACCGTCTATGCTCGGCACGGAACTGGCGGGACCAGCTTCACCGACGTGTCCTTCGAACAAGGTATCAGCATTCCGACAGACGATGCTTCGGCAAACCAATTTGTCCGCGCGTATGGCGATTCCTTCGTGTCGAGTGTCCAAACCGGCGGTGAATACATGGCGGTTTACACTTTCTACTCTCAAACCCGGGAAGAGCAGGCCTCACTCGTCACCAGCCTGAAGGCAAACGGTATCTTCGATGGCGTTTCGGTTGGCGGCAGCCTGCAAACCGCTATGACCAACTTCCTCAAAGTCACAACGGTTAACTATGCCTTCCGCCAGAAGGTCACTGGGTTGCTCAATCCAGCACTGCCACTGCCCAGCGATTTCGTAGCCTTTGCCGTCAAATTCCCATCCATTCCCATCGATGCGCCGGTGGTGACATCTATTTCCAGTACTGGATATGAAGCCGTGCCCAACGCTGGGAACGCCTTCGATAAGGTGAGCGCCAATCGCAACTACTTTACGGGCGGGAGCATTGATTCAGGCCTGACCGGTAGCCTCACGACGATTACACAAGCTTTGAACCAGATGAACTGGATCTCAAATATTTACAATTTTTACGGCGGCTTTAGCGATCAGACATTGATCACGAATACGAGTACCGCTACCAGCGATATCAATGCCATTAAAACGCAGATGAGCGCTTTCGGGACGGCGGCGGCTGGAAACTTTCCTGCTCTAAACCTCCCCTCACTCAAGAATGGCACACCGACGCTCAAATTCAATGTACAAACCAGCAGCTATTGGGGCGGCGACGGCGGCAGCCCGTTCGATGATATCGACATTAGCACCTATATTTCGCGGAAAACCCGAGTGAGCGCAATCGGCCTGCGCACAGGCAACCGCACGGACCAACTGCGCACGTCCTATATCGACGACACCGGACAATTTTCCACGAAGACCCATGGCGGCGGTGGTGGCAGCGACCGCGGAACCCTTCAGATCCTTGAGGGCCAGTTCATAACGCGGATATCGGGACGATCAGGCAACCGGCTCGACCAAGTTCAGTTCCAGATCAGCGACGGTCGCGGCATTGGCGGCGGCGGCGGCGGCGGCAGCGCATTTGATTGGTCACCCCCGAGCGGCAGTTTTGTCATGGGCTTCTCAGGTCGCTCCGGTAATGAAGTCGACCGCCTTCAGGTTTATTATGGGAAATTCAAACCTGCGAGCTGGATTATCTGA
- a CDS encoding DUF5330 domain-containing protein has product MWFLIKGAFWFTLVLVALSYLGGAPRDGSASAPQFELANAVSAASGAYDYVSGLCGEKPDVCVKGGQTLQAIGIRAREGALVAYQLLNRQFGTGEDHQAISVDTAPAHGSVTEAAIATPAAASEDHMVTGTVSAAGNGVPLTITVPRPRPKPAG; this is encoded by the coding sequence ATGTGGTTTCTGATCAAGGGAGCATTCTGGTTTACGCTGGTATTGGTCGCCCTGTCCTATCTGGGCGGCGCGCCGCGTGACGGTTCGGCATCTGCACCGCAATTTGAGCTGGCAAATGCCGTTTCGGCCGCATCCGGCGCCTATGATTACGTTTCCGGCCTCTGCGGCGAAAAGCCCGATGTATGCGTAAAGGGCGGCCAGACGCTTCAGGCCATCGGAATCCGGGCGCGTGAAGGTGCGCTGGTCGCTTATCAATTGCTTAACCGTCAGTTCGGCACCGGAGAGGATCATCAGGCCATCAGCGTCGATACCGCGCCAGCCCACGGCAGCGTCACGGAAGCGGCAATCGCCACCCCTGCCGCCGCCAGCGAAGACCATATGGTCACCGGTACGGTCTCTGCGGCTGGCAATGGCGTGCCCCTGACCATCACCGTTCCAAGACCAAGGCCGAAACCCGCAGGTTGA
- a CDS encoding SufE family protein, with protein sequence MTPIDQIIDDFAYLDDWEDRYRYVIELGKALPDLPEEQRIADNKVKGCASQVWLVTKAGEGPNPILTFEGDSDAHIVKGLVAIVLSAYSGKTASEVAGFNALDLFGKLGLIEHLSAQRANGLRSMVERIRGEAVARLGG encoded by the coding sequence ATGACGCCCATCGACCAGATTATCGACGACTTCGCCTATCTCGACGATTGGGAAGACCGCTACCGCTATGTGATCGAACTGGGCAAGGCGCTGCCGGATCTGCCGGAAGAACAGCGTATCGCTGACAACAAGGTCAAGGGCTGTGCCAGTCAGGTCTGGCTGGTGACGAAGGCGGGCGAAGGGCCAAACCCGATCCTGACGTTCGAAGGCGATTCCGATGCCCATATCGTCAAGGGCCTGGTCGCCATCGTGCTATCAGCCTATTCCGGCAAGACCGCCTCAGAAGTCGCAGGCTTTAACGCCCTCGACCTGTTCGGCAAGCTCGGCCTGATCGAACACCTCTCCGCCCAACGCGCCAACGGCCTGCGTTCCATGGTCGAGCGGATCAGGGGCGAGGCTGTGGCGCGACTCGGGGGCTGA
- a CDS encoding ATP-binding protein gives MLVLSKIADRAKTLLDEAVTLVVTRIGAEASPSRAEVAAARCVVLACLPALVLVPLTLSFFQGIAVALPLGVAIVAGLFLIAVVAALWLARLSSRQPAIRHSLDTSASIDLSLFPGMVFTLDAQARVETVGGRDARDFLPFLRNPLGRPFIDQVHVTDRIAFVRAFDALRQGEDIGRVKLRLARPTNAHSEGSNGENLLGEITSDEAADGTLMAVGLDMAVRRDERGGIAGIFVQMLDCREQQQMAQRLVKLDADLQTANEAKSRFLAAVSHELRTPLNAILGFSDILMGDYFGRMEDERHREYVRLIRQSGGHLLSVVNTMLDMCRIEAGRYELLVEPFCLAQTIHDCENMLALQAQEKGVKLTSRIGRDVSELTADPRAVRQILINLVGNAIKFTEQGGVVTVDAARFGKDLVISVSDTGIGIAQDRILLLGQPFVQVDSDYNRKFDGVGLGLSLVKGLVALHGGTFLLTSREGEGTVVSITLPIDGSGIARVQSTGESRQIEFPPRLPVSERQPGRERLDGSKSEILGSDRAGLAQSSRQHQMDEVCFEEGAGQTHEQQGSGQPGQRMGQQKDVNDDAKAKIA, from the coding sequence GTGTTGGTATTGAGTAAAATCGCTGATCGGGCAAAGACCCTTCTCGACGAAGCCGTGACCCTGGTGGTGACGCGCATCGGCGCGGAAGCCTCGCCGTCTCGCGCCGAAGTTGCGGCGGCACGTTGCGTGGTCCTGGCCTGCTTGCCCGCTCTGGTCCTCGTGCCGCTCACCCTTTCCTTCTTTCAAGGTATCGCCGTGGCCCTGCCGCTCGGCGTTGCCATTGTTGCCGGCCTGTTTCTGATCGCCGTGGTCGCCGCCCTGTGGCTGGCGCGCCTGTCTTCTCGCCAGCCAGCTATCCGCCATTCCCTCGACACGAGTGCTTCTATCGATCTGTCGCTGTTTCCCGGCATGGTTTTCACCCTGGATGCCCAGGCGCGGGTGGAGACCGTCGGTGGGCGCGATGCCCGCGATTTCCTGCCTTTCCTGCGCAATCCGCTCGGCCGTCCCTTCATCGATCAGGTGCATGTTACCGACCGTATCGCCTTTGTGCGTGCCTTTGACGCCCTGCGCCAGGGCGAGGATATCGGTCGTGTGAAGCTGCGGCTTGCCCGCCCCACCAATGCCCATTCTGAAGGCTCTAACGGCGAAAACCTGCTTGGCGAAATCACGAGCGACGAGGCTGCCGATGGCACGCTGATGGCGGTTGGGCTCGACATGGCCGTGCGCCGCGACGAGCGCGGTGGCATTGCCGGGATTTTCGTGCAGATGCTGGATTGCCGCGAGCAACAGCAAATGGCGCAGCGGCTGGTCAAGCTTGATGCCGATTTACAGACGGCCAATGAAGCCAAATCTCGCTTTCTCGCTGCCGTCAGCCATGAATTGCGCACGCCGCTGAATGCCATACTCGGTTTTTCCGATATTCTGATGGGCGATTATTTCGGCCGGATGGAAGATGAACGTCACCGGGAATATGTGCGGTTAATCCGCCAATCCGGCGGCCATCTTCTGTCGGTCGTCAATACCATGCTCGATATGTGCCGCATCGAGGCCGGGCGCTACGAGTTGCTGGTGGAGCCGTTCTGCCTTGCGCAAACCATTCACGATTGTGAAAACATGCTGGCCTTGCAGGCGCAGGAAAAGGGCGTGAAGCTCACCAGCCGCATTGGCCGCGATGTGAGCGAGCTGACCGCCGATCCGCGCGCCGTGCGCCAGATCCTGATCAATCTTGTTGGTAACGCCATTAAATTCACTGAGCAGGGTGGTGTTGTCACCGTGGATGCGGCACGTTTCGGCAAGGATCTGGTGATCTCTGTCAGCGATACGGGTATCGGTATCGCCCAGGATCGCATCCTTCTGCTTGGCCAGCCTTTCGTTCAGGTCGACAGTGATTATAACAGGAAATTCGACGGCGTCGGCCTGGGCCTGTCGCTGGTCAAGGGGCTGGTTGCCCTGCATGGTGGCACATTCCTGTTGACGAGCCGTGAGGGGGAGGGGACGGTGGTTTCCATCACCCTGCCAATCGACGGATCGGGCATTGCCCGGGTTCAATCCACAGGCGAAAGCCGTCAGATCGAATTTCCGCCACGCTTGCCCGTCAGTGAAAGGCAGCCTGGTCGCGAGAGGCTCGATGGCTCAAAGAGCGAGATCTTGGGGAGCGACAGGGCGGGGCTTGCCCAATCGTCGCGGCAGCACCAGATGGATGAGGTCTGTTTTGAAGAGGGTGCGGGACAAACGCATGAGCAGCAGGGTAGCGGGCAGCCGGGCCAAAGGATGGGCCAGCAAAAGGATGTGAATGACGACGCGAAAGCGAAAATCGCCTGA
- a CDS encoding peptidoglycan-binding domain-containing protein produces MMAARASMRLCARNPARFTSTVGFVVVMGFVAANAFWYQPGRHPSPFLRTRDPHDFTAMLGLNSNHSLKPDPDDVTTFRIQRQTAENTPASTAPGAGGPATAVVPATDTGADRLTAGIQAQLIRLGLYDGVADGKRGPRTDAAISAYQRRIGMPVTGAPSDDLLAALSVDQKSPAVAAPKGSAPPVRPMERPVQVTTTADDAIDPVAAAIRNAEKTVTTARSAPVQPAPSRLPTATPVSTASASSGKTQSGALTKAATSANTPVPQAPVASASLVTTGANGAGVNGTGASGEASLIMDIQRGLINIAYTDISVDGVAGDKTKAAIRHFERHYRLPETGEPNMAVLKKLKSIGAL; encoded by the coding sequence ATGATGGCCGCTCGAGCGTCCATGCGCCTCTGTGCGCGCAATCCAGCCCGGTTCACCAGCACGGTCGGCTTTGTCGTGGTCATGGGTTTCGTTGCGGCCAATGCGTTCTGGTATCAGCCGGGACGGCATCCGTCTCCCTTCCTGCGCACCCGCGATCCGCATGATTTTACCGCCATGCTGGGGCTGAACAGCAACCATTCCCTGAAACCCGACCCTGATGACGTCACCACGTTCCGTATTCAGCGCCAGACAGCGGAAAACACACCCGCCAGCACAGCGCCCGGCGCCGGTGGTCCAGCAACAGCTGTGGTGCCGGCGACTGATACCGGTGCCGATCGGTTGACCGCCGGTATCCAGGCGCAGCTCATTCGCCTGGGGCTTTACGATGGCGTCGCCGATGGCAAACGTGGACCCCGAACCGATGCAGCGATCAGCGCCTATCAGCGGCGGATCGGCATGCCGGTTACCGGTGCGCCCAGCGATGACCTGCTGGCGGCCTTGAGCGTCGATCAGAAATCACCCGCGGTTGCGGCCCCCAAGGGGAGTGCGCCCCCAGTGCGCCCTATGGAACGCCCGGTTCAAGTCACGACGACGGCGGATGACGCCATTGATCCCGTGGCCGCAGCCATTCGCAATGCGGAAAAGACCGTCACCACAGCGCGGTCCGCGCCTGTGCAGCCCGCGCCCTCCCGGTTGCCCACGGCAACACCCGTGTCGACCGCCTCGGCCTCCTCGGGCAAAACCCAGTCCGGTGCGCTGACCAAGGCTGCTACGTCGGCAAATACGCCAGTGCCGCAAGCACCTGTTGCCTCTGCCAGCCTTGTCACGACGGGTGCCAATGGGGCCGGTGTCAATGGGACTGGTGCAAGCGGGGAAGCAAGCCTGATCATGGATATCCAGCGCGGCCTGATCAATATCGCTTATACCGATATCAGCGTGGATGGCGTGGCTGGCGACAAGACCAAGGCCGCCATCCGTCATTTCGAGCGCCATTATCGCCTGCCGGAAACCGGCGAACCGAATATGGCGGTACTGAAAAAGCTGAAATCCATTGGCGCTTTGTAA
- a CDS encoding TetR/AcrR family transcriptional regulator, whose product MSDEQPAKIKPTRVGRPRLGAEVGREAILLKAIHAFGRQGFDGVNLRELARQVGVNIALANYHFGSKAALWEACLERMNLRAAPCISTLQAISAAPLAYSQRMADFYATFIRFNADLPDYGLFILQEMVQEGPRQEQVKASLIDPFHDATVPLLLEGMDLGLVHRQDASLLFFTHSITISHVLAGQGAMAFFLEEEDRREQTLKDILAMILRSAVGVLTEEFEQAMALATKVA is encoded by the coding sequence ATGAGCGACGAACAACCCGCCAAGATAAAGCCGACCCGGGTCGGCAGGCCCCGGTTGGGAGCGGAGGTTGGCCGCGAGGCAATTCTCTTGAAAGCCATTCATGCTTTTGGCCGCCAGGGCTTTGACGGGGTGAATTTGCGGGAACTGGCAAGGCAGGTCGGGGTCAATATTGCGCTGGCAAATTATCACTTCGGCTCAAAAGCCGCCCTATGGGAGGCATGCCTCGAACGCATGAACCTGCGCGCGGCGCCCTGCATCAGCACCTTGCAGGCCATTTCGGCGGCCCCTTTGGCCTATTCTCAGAGAATGGCGGATTTCTATGCCACCTTCATCCGCTTCAACGCCGACCTGCCGGATTATGGCCTGTTCATTCTCCAGGAGATGGTTCAGGAAGGCCCGCGCCAGGAACAGGTGAAAGCCTCGCTGATCGATCCTTTTCACGATGCGACGGTGCCGCTTCTCTTGGAAGGAATGGACCTGGGACTGGTCCACCGGCAGGATGCATCCCTGCTGTTTTTCACCCATTCCATCACCATTTCGCACGTTCTGGCGGGCCAGGGCGCCATGGCGTTTTTTCTGGAGGAAGAAGATCGTCGGGAGCAAACATTGAAGGATATTCTGGCAATGATCCTCCGCTCCGCAGTCGGCGTGCTGACGGAGGAATTTGAGCAGGCGATGGCATTGGCCACCAAAGTCGCATAA